A DNA window from Selenomonas sp. oral taxon 126 contains the following coding sequences:
- a CDS encoding galactokinase, which produces MAILDEMNEVFREKFGAADTHAYFSPGRVNLIGEHTDYNGGHVFPCAISLGTYALVAPRTDGVSRLYSMNLPEQGVVEFPMHGAVKTDAYGWANYPIGVVRMMEDAGHAAAHGFDILFYGNLPNGAGLSSSASIEVLMAVILNDELGLGIDMVELVKLAQKAENIFVGMNCGIMDQFAVGMGKKDCAILLDCNTLEYRYSKLDLKGCSIVITNTNKAHSLVTSAYNERRMQSEAALKALQKVKAIKSLGELTNAEFDENAAVIEDEVERRRARHAVYENRRTLEAVEALEKNDVKRFGALMNDSHVSLRDDYEVTGPELDTLAELAWRQEGVLGSRMTGGGFAGCTVSIVRDEAIPAFEKNVAEAYTAKIGYAPSFYVANIADGARRL; this is translated from the coding sequence ATGGCGATATTGGACGAGATGAACGAAGTGTTTCGCGAGAAGTTCGGCGCGGCGGACACACACGCATATTTCTCACCGGGGCGCGTGAATCTCATCGGTGAGCATACGGACTACAACGGCGGCCATGTCTTCCCGTGCGCGATCTCGCTCGGTACGTATGCGCTCGTTGCACCGCGCACGGACGGCGTGTCGCGGCTCTACTCGATGAATTTGCCGGAGCAGGGCGTGGTGGAGTTCCCCATGCACGGCGCGGTGAAGACGGATGCCTACGGTTGGGCGAACTACCCCATCGGCGTTGTGCGCATGATGGAGGATGCGGGACACGCAGCGGCGCACGGCTTTGACATTCTGTTCTACGGCAATCTCCCGAACGGTGCGGGACTCTCCTCCTCGGCATCCATCGAGGTGCTGATGGCGGTTATCCTGAACGACGAACTCGGGCTTGGCATCGACATGGTGGAACTCGTGAAGCTCGCACAGAAGGCGGAGAATATCTTTGTCGGCATGAACTGCGGCATCATGGATCAGTTCGCGGTTGGAATGGGGAAGAAGGATTGTGCAATCCTCCTCGACTGCAATACCCTTGAATATCGTTACAGCAAGCTCGATCTCAAGGGCTGCAGCATCGTCATCACGAACACGAACAAGGCGCACAGCCTCGTCACATCGGCGTACAACGAACGTCGGATGCAGAGCGAGGCGGCACTCAAGGCTCTGCAGAAGGTGAAGGCGATCAAGTCACTCGGCGAGCTGACAAACGCGGAGTTCGATGAGAATGCCGCCGTCATCGAGGATGAGGTCGAGCGCAGACGCGCACGCCATGCGGTCTACGAGAACCGCCGCACGCTCGAAGCGGTGGAGGCACTTGAGAAAAACGATGTGAAGCGTTTCGGTGCGCTGATGAACGACTCCCATGTCTCCCTGCGCGACGACTACGAGGTGACAGGGCCGGAGCTGGATACGCTCGCAGAACTTGCGTGGCGGCAGGAGGGCGTGCTCGGCTCGCGCATGACGGGCGGCGGCTTTGCAGGCTGCACGGTCAGCATTGTGCGCGACGAGGCGATTCCCGCATTCGAGAAGAATGTTGCAGAGGCGTATACGGCGAAGATCGGCTATGCACCGAGCTTCTATGTGGCGAATATTGCGGACGGCGCACGCCGCCTGTAA
- the galE gene encoding UDP-glucose 4-epimerase GalE translates to MAILVCGGAGYIGSHAVHALVEKGEQVAIVDNLQTGHRGALNPAAKFYEGDIRDASVLDKIFTENKIEAVIHFAANSLVGESMEKPLLYFNNNVYGMQVLLEAMVRHGVDKIVFSSTAATYGEPKRVPIHEDDETCPTNTYGETKLTMEKMMKWVSRANGVRYVSLRYFNAAGALPDGSIGEDHKTETHLIPLILQVPTGRRDHITVFGDDYPTPDGTCLRDYIHVVDLADAHVLALEYLRKGGASDIFNLGNGQGFSVKEMIAAAEKATGRSIKVEIGARRAGDPAQLIASSEKARTVLGWKPQFTDVEQVIGTAWKWHESHPHGYED, encoded by the coding sequence ATGGCTATCTTGGTTTGCGGCGGTGCGGGCTACATCGGCTCCCATGCGGTGCACGCGCTCGTCGAAAAGGGCGAGCAGGTCGCCATTGTCGATAATCTGCAGACGGGGCATCGCGGCGCACTGAACCCTGCGGCGAAATTTTACGAGGGCGATATTCGCGATGCCTCCGTGCTCGACAAGATTTTCACGGAGAATAAGATCGAGGCGGTCATTCATTTCGCGGCAAATTCGCTTGTCGGCGAGAGCATGGAAAAGCCGCTGCTCTACTTCAACAACAACGTCTACGGGATGCAGGTACTCCTTGAGGCGATGGTGCGGCACGGCGTGGACAAGATTGTCTTCTCCTCGACGGCGGCGACCTACGGCGAGCCGAAGCGCGTGCCGATCCACGAGGACGACGAGACGTGCCCGACGAATACCTACGGCGAGACGAAGCTCACGATGGAGAAGATGATGAAGTGGGTGAGCCGCGCGAACGGCGTGCGCTATGTCTCCCTGCGCTATTTCAACGCGGCGGGCGCACTGCCCGATGGCTCGATTGGCGAGGATCACAAGACGGAGACGCATCTGATTCCGCTCATTCTCCAAGTGCCGACGGGCAGACGCGACCATATCACGGTGTTCGGCGACGACTACCCGACACCGGACGGGACGTGTCTGCGCGACTACATCCATGTGGTCGATCTCGCGGATGCGCATGTGCTTGCGCTCGAATACCTCAGAAAGGGCGGCGCGAGCGACATCTTCAACCTCGGCAACGGGCAGGGGTTCTCGGTGAAGGAAATGATTGCGGCGGCGGAAAAGGCAACGGGACGCTCCATCAAGGTGGAGATCGGTGCACGCCGTGCGGGCGATCCTGCACAGCTCATTGCGTCGAGCGAGAAAGCGCGTACCGTGCTCGGGTGGAAGCCGCAGTTCACGGATGTGGAGCAGGTCATCGGGACGGCGTGGAAGTGGCATGAGAGCCATCCGCACGGGTATGAGGACTAG
- a CDS encoding LacI family DNA-binding transcriptional regulator, producing the protein MKATIVDVAKESGVSVATVSRVVNGNYPVREKTRLKVENAIKKLEYLPNLQARELNTQRSSSIGVVVPSFDNMFFAQVLDGIEEHLRQSSYSLLLACAQNDAAREEECVRDFITRNVSGVIVVSPNTETAVSEFYENTAARLPLVFVNSARELAGISYVTSDQRGGARAALEHLFHYGHERILFVQGENSDSYRIKEKVYREIMRERGAFHPEDIVNVGEGNRIETVENTMFILMDMMLDLQPTAIFCCNDLMAMGAVNACQRMGRRVPQDISVIGYDNTALSQYTAPKLTTIDQHMGDLGREAARLMLKKIEENVTENVVLANTVVERETTGFRVEENE; encoded by the coding sequence ATGAAAGCGACGATCGTTGATGTGGCGAAGGAGTCGGGGGTGTCTGTGGCGACGGTTTCGCGCGTCGTGAACGGGAACTATCCCGTGCGTGAAAAGACGCGGCTCAAGGTGGAGAACGCCATCAAGAAACTGGAGTATCTGCCGAATCTGCAGGCACGCGAGCTGAACACGCAGCGTTCTTCGAGCATCGGCGTCGTCGTACCGAGTTTTGACAATATGTTCTTTGCCCAGGTGCTCGACGGCATCGAGGAGCATCTGCGGCAGAGCTCGTACTCTCTGCTCCTCGCGTGTGCGCAGAACGATGCGGCACGCGAGGAGGAGTGTGTGCGGGACTTCATCACACGCAATGTTTCGGGGGTTATTGTCGTCAGTCCGAATACGGAGACGGCAGTCTCGGAGTTCTACGAGAACACGGCGGCGCGTCTGCCTCTGGTCTTTGTCAACAGCGCGCGCGAGCTTGCGGGCATCTCGTATGTGACGAGCGATCAGCGCGGCGGGGCGCGTGCGGCGCTCGAGCATCTCTTTCACTACGGGCACGAGCGCATCCTCTTTGTGCAGGGCGAGAACAGTGATTCCTACCGCATCAAGGAGAAGGTCTACCGCGAGATCATGCGGGAGCGCGGGGCGTTCCATCCGGAGGACATTGTAAACGTCGGCGAGGGCAACCGCATCGAGACGGTGGAAAACACCATGTTCATTCTCATGGATATGATGCTCGACCTACAACCGACGGCGATCTTCTGCTGCAACGATCTCATGGCGATGGGGGCGGTCAACGCCTGTCAGCGCATGGGACGGCGCGTGCCGCAGGACATCTCGGTCATCGGCTACGACAACACGGCACTCAGCCAATATACCGCACCGAAGCTCACAACCATCGATCAGCATATGGGCGATCTCGGGCGGGAGGCGGCACGCCTCATGTTGAAGAAGATCGAGGAGAACGTGACGGAGAATGTCGTGCTTGCCAATACCGTGGTTGAGCGTGAGACGACGGGCTTTCGCGTGGAGGAAAATGAATAG
- a CDS encoding alpha-galactosidase: MNIIYHEKGRVFHLFNDSISYIFMVLPHGGLGSLYYGKVLRDRTGFEHLFERVHRGMSACVFADCRDYSLDAIRQELPTYGSSDFRRPALNVLQENGSRILDMQYTAHRIVDGKPKLAGLPATYVESDDEAKTLIVEVQDAVTGLRAELLYTIFAEGGAIARSVRYSNDGQEVLHLQKVMSMSIDLPDTEYDWMELTGAWTRERHIEIRPLATGITAIGSRRGHSSGQYNPFAALLRRGTTETQGEVLAMSLVYSGNFEMLAEVDNHGVTRLQAGIHSTDFDWKLEPGAEFQTPEAVLVWSDAGLNGMSQTYHRLYQKRLVRGQWREKVRPILINNWEATYFDFTEEKLLTIADKAAECGIELFVLDDGWFGARTSDYAGLGDWTVNRDRLPNGIDGLAEKIEARGMKFGIWVELEMVNEDSDLYRAHPDWVLSVPGRRKSLGRSQCVLDFSRKDVVDNIYGQMEAILASGKVSYVKWDMNRSITECWSHALPADQQGEVFHRYILGLYDLYERLTSNFPHVLFESCASGGNRFDPGMLYYAPQTWASDNSDAVERQKIQYGTSMCYPVSSMGSHVSVVPNHQVNRMTPLHTRANTAYFGTFGYELDLNKLTAEELAEVKEQVAFMKEYREILQFGTFYRLQSPFEGNVTVWMSVSADKKTAIVGWYRTLNRVNYRFERVRLAGLLPDVLYENSRSGACCYGDELMNYGLITTDGTAGEPNAENGLTTDFDSRIYVLKAVE; this comes from the coding sequence ATGAATATCATCTATCATGAGAAAGGCAGGGTCTTTCATCTCTTCAACGATTCCATCAGTTACATCTTCATGGTACTGCCCCACGGCGGGCTTGGATCGCTCTACTACGGAAAAGTGCTGCGCGACCGCACGGGCTTTGAGCACCTCTTTGAGCGCGTCCATCGCGGCATGTCGGCGTGCGTCTTTGCGGATTGCCGCGACTACTCTCTGGATGCGATTCGGCAGGAGCTGCCGACCTACGGCTCGTCGGATTTTCGCCGTCCCGCGCTGAACGTATTGCAGGAGAACGGCAGCCGCATCCTTGATATGCAGTACACAGCGCATCGTATCGTGGACGGCAAGCCGAAGCTCGCGGGTCTGCCCGCGACCTACGTGGAGTCGGATGATGAGGCAAAGACACTCATCGTTGAGGTGCAGGATGCGGTCACGGGGCTGCGTGCGGAACTCCTCTACACGATTTTTGCCGAGGGCGGTGCGATTGCGCGCAGTGTGCGCTATAGCAACGATGGGCAGGAAGTGCTGCACCTGCAAAAGGTCATGAGCATGTCGATCGATCTGCCCGATACGGAATACGACTGGATGGAGCTGACGGGGGCGTGGACGCGTGAGCGCCACATCGAGATCCGTCCGCTTGCAACGGGTATTACGGCAATCGGCAGCCGCCGCGGGCATTCCTCGGGGCAGTACAATCCGTTCGCGGCACTCCTGCGGCGCGGGACGACGGAAACGCAGGGCGAGGTGCTTGCGATGAGCCTCGTCTACAGCGGCAATTTCGAGATGCTCGCAGAGGTCGACAACCATGGCGTGACGCGGCTGCAGGCAGGCATCCACAGCACGGATTTCGATTGGAAACTTGAACCTGGTGCGGAGTTTCAGACCCCCGAGGCGGTGCTCGTCTGGTCGGATGCGGGACTCAACGGCATGAGTCAGACCTATCATCGACTTTATCAAAAGCGTCTTGTGCGCGGGCAGTGGCGCGAGAAGGTTCGTCCCATCCTCATCAACAACTGGGAAGCGACGTATTTCGACTTTACGGAGGAGAAGCTGCTCACAATCGCGGACAAGGCGGCAGAGTGCGGCATTGAACTCTTCGTGCTCGACGACGGCTGGTTTGGCGCACGCACGTCCGACTATGCGGGACTTGGGGACTGGACGGTCAATCGCGACCGTCTGCCGAACGGCATCGACGGGCTCGCGGAGAAGATCGAGGCGCGCGGCATGAAGTTCGGCATCTGGGTTGAGCTCGAGATGGTCAACGAGGACTCCGACCTCTATCGTGCCCATCCGGACTGGGTGCTCTCCGTGCCGGGGCGGCGCAAGTCGCTCGGGCGCTCGCAGTGCGTGCTCGACTTTTCGCGTAAGGATGTCGTCGATAATATCTATGGGCAGATGGAGGCGATTCTCGCGAGCGGCAAAGTCTCCTATGTGAAATGGGATATGAACCGCAGCATCACGGAGTGCTGGTCGCACGCGCTGCCCGCCGACCAGCAGGGCGAGGTGTTCCATCGCTACATCCTCGGACTTTATGATCTGTACGAGCGGTTGACATCGAACTTCCCCCATGTGCTCTTTGAGTCCTGCGCCTCGGGCGGTAACCGCTTCGATCCCGGGATGCTCTACTATGCGCCGCAGACGTGGGCGAGCGACAACTCCGATGCCGTTGAGCGGCAGAAGATCCAGTACGGAACATCCATGTGCTACCCCGTGAGCAGCATGGGCAGCCATGTCTCCGTTGTCCCGAACCATCAGGTCAACCGCATGACTCCGCTGCATACGCGCGCAAATACGGCGTACTTCGGGACGTTTGGATATGAGCTCGATCTCAACAAGCTGACTGCGGAGGAGCTCGCCGAGGTCAAGGAGCAGGTCGCTTTTATGAAGGAGTACCGTGAGATCCTCCAGTTCGGCACATTCTACCGCCTGCAAAGTCCCTTTGAGGGAAATGTAACGGTGTGGATGAGCGTGAGCGCGGACAAGAAGACGGCGATCGTCGGTTGGTACCGCACGCTGAACCGCGTGAACTACCGTTTCGAGCGTGTACGTCTTGCGGGGCTCCTGCCGGATGTGCTCTACGAGAACAGCCGCAGCGGTGCATGCTGCTACGGTGATGAGCTGATGAACTACGGACTCATCACGACGGACGGTACGGCGGGAGAGCCGAATGCAGAGAATGGACTGACCACAGACTTTGATTCGCGCATCTATGTGCTGAAGGCAGTTGAATAG
- a CDS encoding phosphoribosylformylglycinamidine synthase, which produces GKLDDRVYEKIKAYLINKVESREASLATPATLESRIVLPPDVEVLAQFTRLSRSELERFHKEHGFAMSEADLEFVQQYFRDTEHRPPTITELRVIDTYWSDHCRHTTFTTAIDAVNIENGAFSLPIIETYQRYTDDRKALYKGDKRDMTLMDIAVIGMKALRAEGKLKDLDESEEINACSIRVTVDVDGKDEDWLLMFKNETHNHPTEIEPFGGAATCLGGAIRDPLSGRSYVYQAMRVTGASDPRTPIEDTLPGKLPQKKITLGAAEGYSSYGNQIGLATGQVREIYHKGYLAKRMEIGAVIGAAPASQVVRERPVPGDVIVLLGGRTGRDGIGGATGSSKQHTESSLTTSGAEVQKGNPPTERKIQRLFRSPEVSHMIKRCNDFGAGGVAVAIGELADGLTINLDAVPKKYEGLDGTELAISESQERMAVVLAPKDVQAFLRHADVENIEATEVAVVTSEPRLIMKWRGKEIVRIARSFLATNGVRQHVRVVVESPNDKNAYLQQIPPAVKNVGRALEDMWIANLSDLNVCSQKGLGERFDSTVGAASVLMPFGGKFQLTPSEAMVAKLPVRHGTTNTASAMAFGFDPDLSTWSPFHGALYAVVEAVAKIVAAGGEAAKVRLTLQEYFERLGTDPKKWGKPFAALLGALRAQHELGIPAIGGKDSMSGTFENLNVPPTLVAFAVATMRANEALSPEFKYPNNKVIMVPVPHDAQDLPVFSRLNTNFAKVHQLVQEKKIFSAMSVGRGGIAAAISKMCMGNNLGFKFTTFIPQDDLFKPLYGTILLEVASSFDTASNLAGTGAVEIGKTRDVPSIITEIDTIVLSDVKDAFTEPLEKIFPTTVPQVVRQIDRPTYAPYTQGKRVGSAAKIAKPRVCIPVFPGTNCEYDSARAWERVGAIPNIFVVRNLTPKAVEETVAELAVALRQSQILMLPGGFSGGDEPDGTGKFIAAMFRAPALAEAVRRLLRDQDGLILGICNGFQALLKLGLLPYGKIMDLNESSPTLTYNNIGRHVSQTVRVRVASNLSPWLAGVNVGDTHTIAVSHGEGRFYADAKTVANMRIRGQIATQYVNEKGEPTLEQPYNPNGSVNAIEGITSPDGRIYGRMAHAERIGENIGRNVPGDMNQMIFESGVAYFIR; this is translated from the coding sequence TCGGAAAGCTCGATGATCGTGTCTATGAGAAGATCAAAGCCTATCTGATCAATAAAGTAGAGAGCCGAGAGGCCTCGCTTGCAACGCCGGCGACGCTCGAGAGTCGGATTGTGCTGCCGCCGGACGTGGAGGTCCTCGCGCAGTTCACCCGGCTCTCGCGCAGTGAGCTCGAGCGTTTTCACAAAGAGCACGGCTTTGCGATGAGTGAGGCGGATCTCGAATTCGTTCAGCAGTATTTCCGCGATACGGAGCACCGTCCTCCGACGATCACGGAGCTGCGCGTGATCGACACCTACTGGTCGGATCACTGCCGCCACACGACGTTTACCACGGCGATTGACGCCGTGAACATCGAGAACGGGGCCTTCTCCCTGCCGATCATCGAGACCTATCAGCGCTATACGGATGACCGCAAAGCACTCTACAAGGGCGACAAGCGGGATATGACCCTGATGGACATCGCCGTCATCGGCATGAAAGCGCTACGCGCGGAGGGCAAGCTGAAGGATCTCGACGAATCCGAGGAGATCAATGCGTGCAGCATCCGCGTGACTGTCGATGTGGATGGGAAGGATGAGGACTGGCTCCTCATGTTCAAGAATGAGACACACAACCACCCGACGGAGATCGAGCCGTTCGGCGGCGCGGCGACCTGTCTCGGCGGCGCAATCCGCGATCCGCTCTCGGGGCGTTCCTACGTCTATCAGGCGATGCGCGTGACGGGAGCGTCCGATCCGCGCACACCGATTGAGGACACGCTGCCGGGTAAGCTCCCGCAGAAGAAAATCACGCTTGGCGCGGCAGAGGGCTACAGTTCCTACGGCAACCAGATCGGGCTTGCGACGGGGCAGGTGCGTGAAATCTACCATAAAGGGTATCTTGCAAAGCGCATGGAGATCGGTGCGGTGATCGGCGCGGCTCCCGCATCTCAGGTCGTGCGCGAGCGCCCTGTGCCGGGAGATGTCATCGTCCTTCTCGGCGGACGCACGGGGCGTGATGGCATTGGCGGTGCGACTGGCTCCTCCAAGCAGCATACGGAGTCGTCGCTTACGACTTCGGGTGCCGAGGTGCAGAAGGGCAACCCGCCGACGGAGCGCAAGATTCAGCGACTCTTCCGCAGCCCCGAAGTCAGCCACATGATCAAGCGCTGCAATGACTTCGGCGCGGGCGGCGTCGCCGTTGCAATCGGCGAACTTGCGGACGGGTTGACGATCAACCTCGATGCTGTGCCGAAGAAATACGAGGGGCTCGATGGCACGGAGCTTGCGATCTCCGAGTCGCAGGAGCGCATGGCGGTGGTGCTTGCGCCGAAGGATGTTCAGGCATTTCTGCGCCATGCAGATGTTGAGAATATCGAGGCGACTGAGGTCGCGGTCGTGACCTCAGAACCGCGCCTCATCATGAAGTGGCGCGGCAAGGAGATCGTGCGGATCGCGCGCAGCTTCCTCGCAACGAATGGCGTGCGTCAGCACGTCCGCGTCGTTGTAGAATCGCCGAACGACAAGAATGCCTATCTGCAGCAGATTCCGCCTGCAGTGAAGAATGTCGGACGAGCACTTGAGGATATGTGGATTGCGAACCTCTCCGACCTCAACGTGTGCAGTCAGAAGGGACTCGGGGAGCGCTTTGATTCAACCGTTGGCGCGGCATCCGTGCTCATGCCGTTCGGCGGCAAGTTCCAGCTGACGCCCTCGGAGGCGATGGTTGCGAAACTGCCCGTGCGTCATGGGACGACGAATACAGCATCTGCGATGGCATTTGGCTTTGACCCCGATCTTTCAACGTGGAGCCCGTTCCACGGAGCACTCTACGCAGTCGTTGAGGCAGTGGCAAAGATCGTCGCTGCGGGCGGAGAGGCGGCAAAGGTGCGTCTGACTCTGCAGGAGTATTTCGAGCGTCTCGGCACCGATCCGAAGAAATGGGGCAAGCCGTTTGCGGCGCTCCTCGGCGCACTGCGCGCACAGCATGAGCTGGGGATTCCCGCGATTGGCGGCAAGGATTCCATGTCGGGCACGTTTGAGAATCTGAACGTGCCGCCGACCCTCGTCGCATTTGCCGTTGCGACCATGCGCGCAAATGAGGCGCTTTCGCCCGAGTTTAAGTACCCGAACAACAAGGTCATCATGGTGCCTGTTCCGCACGATGCACAGGATCTTCCGGTATTCTCACGCCTCAATACGAACTTTGCAAAGGTGCATCAGCTCGTGCAGGAGAAGAAAATCTTCTCTGCCATGAGCGTCGGACGCGGCGGCATTGCGGCGGCGATCTCGAAGATGTGCATGGGCAACAATCTGGGCTTTAAGTTCACGACCTTCATCCCGCAGGACGATCTCTTCAAGCCGCTCTACGGGACAATTCTGCTCGAGGTCGCGTCCTCGTTCGATACCGCGTCGAACCTCGCGGGTACGGGTGCTGTTGAGATTGGAAAGACGCGCGATGTGCCGAGCATCATCACGGAGATCGACACGATTGTGCTCTCTGATGTAAAGGATGCGTTTACGGAGCCTCTTGAAAAGATTTTCCCGACGACGGTGCCGCAGGTCGTGCGGCAGATTGACCGTCCAACCTATGCGCCCTATACGCAGGGCAAACGCGTCGGCAGTGCGGCAAAGATTGCAAAGCCGCGCGTCTGCATCCCCGTATTCCCGGGGACGAACTGCGAGTATGACTCGGCGCGCGCATGGGAGCGCGTGGGTGCGATTCCGAATATCTTTGTCGTTCGCAACCTCACGCCGAAGGCGGTTGAGGAGACCGTCGCGGAGCTGGCGGTGGCGCTGCGTCAGTCTCAGATCCTCATGCTGCCGGGCGGATTCAGCGGCGGCGACGAGCCGGACGGCACGGGCAAATTCATTGCGGCGATGTTCCGCGCGCCCGCGCTTGCCGAGGCGGTTCGGCGTCTCCTGCGCGATCAGGACGGGCTCATCCTCGGCATCTGCAACGGGTTCCAGGCACTCCTGAAGCTTGGGCTTCTGCCGTATGGGAAGATCATGGATCTGAATGAGAGTTCGCCGACACTCACCTACAACAACATTGGGCGCCACGTCTCGCAGACCGTGCGCGTGCGCGTTGCGTCGAATCTCTCGCCGTGGCTTGCAGGTGTGAACGTCGGCGACACGCATACGATTGCCGTCTCGCACGGTGAGGGACGGTTCTACGCGGATGCGAAGACGGTTGCGAATATGCGCATCCGTGGGCAGATTGCAACCCAGTATGTCAATGAGAAGGGCGAGCCGACCCTCGAGCAGCCGTACAATCCGAACGGCTCGGTGAACGCCATCGAGGGCATCACGAGTCCCGACGGGCGCATCTACGGGCGCATGGCGCACGCGGAGCGCATCGGCGAGAACATCGGCAGGAATGTGCCCGGCGATATGAACCAGATGATCTTTGAGTCCGGCGTCGCCTACTTTATACGCTGA
- a CDS encoding Rpn family recombination-promoting nuclease/putative transposase, translating to MNRQDYNPLNDYLFKFVFGKEERKRITLSFLNAVLGREGRDELTDITFVDRELDPNFDDGKQSRLDVYGIASDGSKINIEVQLVNYGDMQKRTLYYWARMYQSLRKGEEYENLTPSITINLLNFRLLPQECPHNVYGLYDIASGHRLTEDLEIHFLEIPKFQVKSVKEMKRLEKWMAYFSNQLNEKETEELAMSEAAINEAIQAEHVFMQSEVERWQYEQREKALRDYISGMRHARRTGLAEGRAEGRAEGAEQAMLQSLRHLMEELSLSPERAMDVLHIPAAERERYLARLENNCI from the coding sequence ATGAATCGACAAGACTACAATCCGCTCAATGATTATCTGTTCAAATTTGTCTTTGGAAAAGAGGAACGCAAGCGCATTACACTCAGTTTCCTCAATGCGGTGCTGGGGCGCGAGGGACGGGACGAACTCACGGACATCACATTCGTTGATCGTGAACTTGATCCCAATTTTGATGATGGCAAACAGTCGCGGCTGGATGTCTATGGGATTGCAAGCGACGGCAGCAAGATCAACATCGAAGTTCAGCTCGTGAATTACGGGGATATGCAGAAGCGTACGCTCTACTACTGGGCACGGATGTATCAGTCGCTCCGCAAAGGGGAGGAATATGAAAATCTGACGCCCTCGATTACGATCAATCTGCTGAACTTTCGTCTGTTGCCGCAGGAGTGTCCCCATAATGTGTACGGACTGTACGATATTGCGAGCGGACATCGGCTGACGGAGGACTTGGAGATTCACTTTCTTGAGATCCCGAAGTTTCAGGTAAAATCCGTCAAGGAAATGAAACGGCTCGAAAAGTGGATGGCATATTTCTCGAACCAGCTAAACGAAAAGGAAACGGAGGAACTAGCGATGAGTGAGGCCGCAATCAACGAGGCAATTCAAGCGGAACATGTTTTTATGCAGAGTGAGGTCGAGCGCTGGCAGTATGAGCAGCGTGAAAAAGCACTGCGCGACTACATCAGCGGAATGAGGCATGCAAGGCGGACGGGGCTCGCGGAGGGGCGTGCTGAGGGGCGTGCTGAGGGCGCGGAGCAGGCGATGCTGCAAAGCCTGCGGCATCTGATGGAGGAGCTTTCTCTCTCGCCGGAGCGCGCAATGGATGTGCTGCATATCCCTGCAGCCGAGCGGGAGCGCTATCTCGCTCGGCTGGAAAATAACTGCATATAA